A genomic region of Exiguobacterium oxidotolerans JCM 12280 contains the following coding sequences:
- a CDS encoding thioredoxin family protein → MSKKSTRVKPSKKSQSKANWITAGVIALIVILGATLLLFMDNEDSATKDGNLTASQVAEKLKSGDEFYTYFYQTGCVHCEKVKPYLVPLGEQQDIPFEQIDLAVEQSAWDTFGIEGTPTVVHFKDGKEVSRVAGEQTEESYKEFFAGKDIEDSKEESSGDLND, encoded by the coding sequence TTGTCGAAAAAGTCTACGCGCGTGAAGCCGTCGAAAAAGTCGCAATCAAAAGCGAACTGGATTACGGCGGGTGTCATCGCATTGATCGTCATACTGGGAGCGACATTACTACTCTTCATGGATAATGAAGATTCAGCAACGAAAGATGGAAATCTAACAGCGAGTCAAGTCGCTGAAAAATTAAAGTCAGGTGACGAGTTCTATACGTATTTCTACCAGACGGGTTGTGTCCACTGTGAAAAAGTAAAACCGTACTTAGTACCGCTCGGCGAGCAACAGGATATTCCATTTGAACAAATTGATCTTGCCGTCGAACAGTCGGCGTGGGATACATTCGGTATTGAAGGAACACCGACTGTCGTCCACTTCAAGGATGGGAAAGAAGTAAGCCGTGTTGCAGGCGAACAGACAGAAGAAAGCTACAAGGAATTCTTCGCAGGTAAG